TGGCGCTGGCGGTGACGGTGTTCCCGTTGAACACGCACCTGGCCTTCTACTCGACCTTCTGGGGCGGGCTGACGCTGCTGCTGGCCGCGCTGTACGCCGGCAGCCTGCTGGCGCGCCACGATGCCGCGACGGCCTGAGCCGCGCTGTCCCGGCCTGGGGCCGCTGCGCTGGCTGTGCCGGCGCGTGGCGGCCTGGCCGCAGCCGCGCGTGCTGGCGCTGGGCCGCGCGCTGGCCTGGCTGCTGACGCCGCTGCTGGCCTCACGCCGGCGCATCGCGCGCATCAACCTGGCGCTGTGCTTCTCGCAGCTGGACGCGGCCGCGCGCGAGGCGCTGGTGCGCGCCAACACGCGCGACAGCGTCACCGGCCTGCTGGAAATGGTCCGCGCCTGGTACGCCCCGCGCGCAGCGCTGGCCGGCCTGTTCGAGGTCGAGGGCCTGGAGCATCTGCGCGCCGCGCAGGCCGACGGTCGCGGCGTGCTGCTGCTGACCGCGCATTTCCCCAACATCGACCTGGGCGCGCGGCTGCTGGGCGAGGCGCTGGGCGCGCCGCTGTCCTGCATGGTCCGGCGCACCGGCGGGTCGTGCGGCGAGCGGCTGATGCAGGACGGCCGCCGGCGCGTCTTCGCCCACGTGGTCGGCAAGAAGGACGTGCGCGGCCTGCTGCGCGCGCTGGCCGGCGGTGCGCGCATGGCCTACCTGGCCGACCAGAACTTCACCTACAACAGCGCCTTCGTGCCGTTCTTCGGCGTGCAGGCCGCCACGCTGACCACCACCGCGGACCTGGCGCGCCGCGCCGGCGTGGCGATCGTGCCGTACTGGTGCCAGCGCCTGGACGATGGCCGCTACCGCGTGCGCGTGGACGCGCCCTGGCCGGAGGCCGACGCGTCCGACCCGACCGCCTTCGCCGCGCGCTACATGCGCGAGCTGGAAGCGGTGATCCGCGAGCATCCGTCGCAGTACCTGTGGTGGCATCGGCGCTTCAAGACGCGGCCGGCGGGGGAGGCGTCGCCTTACGGCGCGGCGTGAGCGGGGAGGCGCGAGCAGCGGGCGGCGGGCCCCTCCCGACGCCTCCCGCTTCCGGTGGTTGAGCGCTTCTGCCCCTGCGCTGGCCTGTGCAGCAGGCAGGTGAGCCGGGAGGGATGCTTCCTGCGCCGTGCCTGCGCGCGATGATGCGGCGCGGCGGGCGTCCCGCGCGGCGGGCGGGCCACAATCGGGCATCGCTTCAGGGGATTGGGCATGCCGTTGCGCAGAGGGTCCGCGGTCGTGTTGTGCATGGCCGCGACGGCCTGCGTGCTGGCGGGCCGGGGGAGTGCGGCGCCGCGGGCCGGTGTCGCCGAGCCATCCGAAGATGCGGGTGTGCCGTCCTGGACGGTCACCGCGCCGGTGCAGGAGCGCTTCCTCGCCGCGCACGGGCTGCGCGGCTTCGCCGGCGGCTACGGCAGCGATGGGTTGGAACTGTGGAGTTTCCCGGTGCAGATCGCATCGGGCTACCGGCTGGAATTCCTGCATGGCGACGGCACGCCGTTGGCTGCGGCGGACGCGCCGGTGGCGGCCACGCTCGATCCGTTCGGCCTGACCCGCTCGTACGCCGCGCCGGGGCTGCGCGTGTCCGAGCGGATCGAGGCGCGCGACACGCTGCCCGGCGTGCGCGTGCGGCTGCGGGTGGAACAGGCGCCGCCCGGCCTGCGCGTCCGCGTGCACCTGGTGCCTTCGCTCAATCTGATGTGGCCGGCCGGCATCGGCGGGCAGGAGTTCGCCTGGGATGCAGCCGCGCGCGGGCTGCTGCTGCAGGAACCCAGCGGCAGGTTCCGCGCGCTGATCGCCTCGCCGCAGGCCGGCGCGCACAGCGAGCCCAACAACGACCGGCGCGGCAGCGCGTTCGGCCGGCCGCTGTTCCTGGAGCTGACGCCGACGCTCTGCGGTGGCGCGCGTTGCGCGACGCTGGCGTTCGCCTCACAGAGCGAGCCGGGCGAGGACGTGCACGACACCGCGACCGCGCTGCTGCAGGCGCCCGAAGCGCCGGCGCCGGCTGACATTGCGCGCCTGGCGCAGGCCACGCGCCTGCGCATCGTCACCCCGGACGGGCAGGCCAACCGCGCGCTGCGCTGGGCGCAGGTCGCGCTGGAACAGGCCTGGTCGTGCAACGCGCGGCTGGGCTGCGGCATGGTCGCCGGCTACGGGCCCTCGCACGGCGCGCGGCGACCGCAGTACGCCTGGTACTTCGGCGGCGACGGGCTGGTGAGCACGCGCGCGCTGGTCGCCAGCGGGCAGTTCGAGCGCGCCGCGGCGCAGCTGGCGTTCGAACTGCGCTACCAGGATCCGGACACCGGCATGCTGTGGCACGAGCTGTCGCAGAGCGCGGGCTTCCTGCAGTGGGTGCGCGACTACCCGCACATGTACGCGCATGTGGACATCGCCTTCGACTTCCTGGCGGTGACCGCCGAGTACGCGCATGCCAGCGGTGAGGACACCTTCCTGCGCGCGCACTGGCCGCAGCTGCTGGCGGCGTGGCGCTACTGCCGCTCGCTGATCGATGCCGGCGACGGCCTGCCACGCGTCCCCGCGGGCAAGATGAGCGGCAACGAACAGGACGCGCTGACCGACGAGCTGACCCTGTCGGCGGCCTGGGTGGACGCGGCGCGGGCGATGGCGGCGATGGCCGACGCGCAGGGCGACGCGGCGCTGGCGGCGCAGGCGCGCGCCGATGCCGAGCGCGCCCGCGCTTCCATCCGCGCGCGTTATCGCGACCCGGCGGGGCAGTGGATCAGCGGCTTCCACCGCGATGGCCGCCGTGGCGAATCCTTCAGCGGCGCGGACCTGGCCGCCATCGGCAGCGGCGCGGCCACGCCGCAGGAGGCCGCGGCCATCTTCGCTCAGCTGGCCGCGCCGGACGTGCTCACCGACTGGGGGCTGCGCAGCAAGCCGGCGAGCGCGCCGGATTACGACTCGGAGGCCTACTCGCGCGGCAGCGTCTGGGGCCTGGGCAGCGCGGCGGCGGCCGAGGCCCTGTGGCGCGCAGGCCGCGGACCTGTGGCTGCGGCTGGTGCCGTGGGCCGCGCAGGACGTGCCCGGGCACATGCACGAGGTGCAGTCGGGCGCGGTGTTCGTGCCGCAGCGCGAGTCGGTGCCCGAGCAGACCTGGTCGTCGGCCGCGTTCCTGTCGGCCGCTCTCGGCGGACTGGCGGGCCTGGAGGCGGACGGCGCGCGGCGGCGGCTCACCTTCGCGCCGCAGCCACCGGCGGGCTGGGACTGGCTGCGCGTCGAGGGCGTGCGTGTGGGCGCCAACGGCGGCACGGTCGATCTGGCCTGGCGCCGCGAGGCCCAGCGCGCGGTGTTGGACCTGGACAACCACGGCGAACCGTTCGTGCTGATCTGGCGCCAGGCGGGCCGTCCGTCCGCGGCTCCGGTCGAGCGCCGCGTCGGCCCCGGCCGCACGCGCCTCGTCCTGCCCTTGCGCGAGGAATGAGCGCACCGGCGTGAGGGGTGAGCCGAAGCGGCTTTTCGCTCACGCCGCTCCCCCCGCGCCTGCCTCACCGATACAGCGCGCCGCGCCCGTCCGGCTGGCGCTTGAAGCGGCGATGGATCCACAGGTACTGCGCCGGCACCGCGCGGACCATCGCCTCGATCGCCGCCATCACCCGCGCCGTGTCGGCGGTGGCGTCCTTGGACGGGAACTCCTCGAACGCCGGCGACAGCCGCAGCGTGTAGCCGCCGTCGGGCCGGCGCTCGTGGGCGAACGCGATCACCGCCGCGCCCGACAGCCGCGCCAGTTGGTGGGTCGAGGTCAGGCTGTAGGCCGGCCGGCCGAAGAACGGCACGAACACGCTGTCGCCACGGCGCGTGTCCTGGTCCGGAGCGAACCACAGCAGCCCGCCCTGCTTGAGGTGCTTGAGCGCCGGGCGCAGCTCCTCGCGGCCGAACATCGCCGTGGCATAGCGCAGCCGGCCGCGCTTGACCGCCCACTCCATCGCCCCGGTGGCGTGCGGGCGGTACATGCCGGCCAGCGGCGCGTAGTCGCACATCAGCCGCGCGGACAGTTCCAGCGTGGTGAAGTGGCCGGAGATCACGATCACCCCGCGCCCGCCGGCCTGCGCGGCCTGCAGATGCTCCAGGCCTTCCACGCGCAGGTCGCGGCGCATCGGCGCCACATCGCCCCACCAGGCGCGTGCGAACTCGAACAGGCCCACGCCCAGCGCGGCGAACGCCTCGTCCAGCAGCCGCGCGCGCGCGGCCGGGTCCAGCTCGGGGAAGCACAGCTCCAGGTTGCGCGCGGCGACCTTGCGGCGCGCGCCCAGGGCCAGCTTGAGCAGTCCGCCCAGCGGCCGGCCCAGGCGGCGCTGCAGGCCCCAGGGCAGGCGCGCGGCCAGCGCGGCCAGGCCGATGCCGATCCAGGTGGGCCAGGTGGACGGGGTCAGCGGCGCCGGGCCGGGATCGAAGGGCGTGGCCTGGCGCGGCGCGGCCTGCGCGGAACGGTCGGTCATGGCCGCCATTGTAGGACCTGCCGCGCCGACCCCGCGCCGCGCGCTTTCTCGTATCCTTGCGCCCGATGCGTCGTGACCTGACCGAAACATGGTTGCGTGCCCTGTATTCGGCCGTGCTCTACGTGCTGACGCCGGCCACGGTCTACCACCTGATCTGGCGCGGGTTCCGCGTGCCGGGCTATTTCCAGCGCTGGGGCGAACGCTACGCCGCCTGGAGCGGCGCGCCGCACGAGGTGGACGTGTGGGTGCACGCGGTCTCGGTGGGCGAGGTCAACGCCGCCGCGCCGGTGGTCGATGCCCTGCGCCGCGACCATCCGCACCTGAAGCTGCTGATCACCACCATCACCCCGACCGGCTCGGACCGCGTGCGCGCGCTGTGGGGCGATGCGGTGCTGCACGTCTACGCGCCCTACGACCTGCCCGGCGCGGTCGGGCGCTTCCTGGCGCACTTCCAGCCCGGCGTGGCGCTGGTGATGGAGACCGAGCTGTGGCCCAACCTGCTGCTGGGCTGCCGCGACCGCGGCATCCGCAGCTACATCCTCAACGCGCGGCTGTCCGAGCGCTCGCTGCGCGGCTATCGCATGCTGGCGCCGCTGATCCGCCGCGTGGTGGCGAGCGTGCACCGCATCGGCGCCCAGTCCACCGCCGATGGCCAGCGCTTCGTGCACCTCGGCGCCTCGCCGGCGGCCATCGTCGATACCGGCAACCTCAAGTTCGACATCGCCGTGCCGCAGGGCCTGGACGCGCTGGTGGCGCAGTTCGCCGACCACGTCGGCCCCAGGCCGGTGTGGATCGCCGCCAGCACCCATCCGGACGAGGAGGCCCAGGTCGTGGCCATCCACCGCCGGCTGCTGGCCCGCTTCCCCGACCTGCTGCTGCTGTGGGCACCACGCCACCCCGAGCGCTTCGGGCGGGTGGCGGAGGCGGCCCAGGCCGCCGGCTGGCGGGTCGGCCGACGCAGTGTGGCGGGTTGGCCGCGCCCGGGCGACACGGTCTTCGTGCTCGACACGCTGGGCGAACTGATGAGCTTCTACGCCTGCGCGCAGGTGGCCTTCGTCGGCGGCAGCCTGCAGGCCATCGGCGGCCACAACCTGCTCGAACCCGCCGCGGTCGGCACCGCGATGGTCACCGGCCCGCACCTGCACAACTTCGTGGAGATCTCGCGCCGCCTGCAGGAGGCCGGTGCCCTGGAGATCGGCCGCGATGCCGAGGAGGTTGGCCGCCTGGTCGAGGCCCTGCTGGCCGATGCGCCGCGGCGCGAGCGGATGGCCCAGGCCGGCTGCCTGCTGGTCGAACGCGGCCGCGGCGCCCTGGGCCGCACGATGGCGATGGTCGCCCCGGACCTGCGTCCCTACTAGCCGCGCACGCAGGTGTCGTTCCCGCGAACGCGGGAACCCGGCGCCTTGTCTTGGCCTTCCCCACGAAAGCCGCCGTCTCCGCCTTCCTCCAGGCCATTGCCGCCATCCACCGCTCCAGCTCCCACATGGAGCAACAATCGCGGTGCGCATCCGCCAACGGCGGCGCTAAGGCGCTCCCGACAGCCGCAACAAACTCCCAGGACGGGCAGCTCCCGCCAGAGCCTCAATGCGTCCGCGAACGCCCGGCATTGAGTTCGATCAGCCGCTCGCGGATCGCGTCGGCGTCGTTGGCCTTGGGCGCCACGTGCAGATAGCGCGACAGGTCGGCCTGCGCGCCCTTGGCGTAATCCAGCTTCAGATAGGCCAGGCCGCGGTCGCGCAGCGCGTCGGGCTGGTCGGGCACCAGCTTGAGCACGCGGTCGGCGCTGCGCGCGGCGCGGTCCCATTGCTCGCGCTCGGCGTAGACGCCCTGCAGGTTGCGCAGCACGCGCACCAGGATCGCCCGGTGCGAGGCCGGGTCCAGGATCTGCAGCAGCGCGTTGTCGTCGGGCACGTCGCCGCCCAGGTGCGGCTTGGCGCGCTCGCGCAGCTCGTCGGCGCCCAGCGGCCGGCCGCCGTTGAACGGGTCCATCACCAGGATGCCGTCGTCCACCGGCAGGCGCACCAGGAAATGCCCCGGGAAGGACACCCCGTCCAGCGGCACGCCCAGCCGGCGCGCCACCTCGATCTGCACCACCGCCAGCGAGATGGGATTGCCCAGGCGCCGCTCGAACACCTCGTTGAGGTAGCTGTTGCGCGGGTCGTAGTACTCGTCGTGGTCGCCGGCGTAGCCCAGCTCCTCGAACAGATGGCGGTTGATCGCCGCCATCTTCAGCGGCCAGGAGGCGATCAGGTCGATCTCGCGGCGCAGGTGCTCGGCGTGGCTCTGTACCAGCGTGTCGTAGAGGTCGGCATCCAGCTGCGGGTATTCATCGCGCGCGATCAGCAGCGCGGTGCCCAGCAGCGGCAGCGCATCGTCGGCCTGGCTGGCCAACGAACCCCAATCCGGCAGTGTCAGTCGATCCCCCATGCCCACAGACTGCAGGCAATCGCGCGGCTTATCAAGCCTGTCCGCGCGCGCGATCCCGGCTCAGTTGGGCCGGGCTTTCAGCTCGACGCGGGGGTCCACTTTCAGCGCGGCGCCGTCCTTGAGGCCGAGCCTGGCGGCCTGGCCCGCGTTGAGCTCCAGCACGTACAGCGCCGGGGCCTTGCTGGGGTAGGACGGACAGGCGTTGCCGGCGCTGCACGGCGGCACGTCGCGCTGCTGGCCGACCAGCTTGAGGTCGTGGTCGAAGTAGAGGATGTCCAGCGGAATGTGGGTGTTCTTCATCCAGTACGACAGCGGCTGCTCGTCGTCGTGGATGAACAGCATGCCGTGGTCCTGGCCCAGTTCGTCGCGGAACATCAGCCCGCGCTGACGCTCGCCCTCGTCGTCGGCGATCTCGACCTGGTAGCGCTGTCCGGCCAGTTCCACCCACGGCGTGCGCGCGCAACCGGTGGCGCAGATCAGCAGGAGCGTGGCGAGCAGCGGGACGCGGAAGGACATGCGGGGCGGGGGCGGGCGATCGGGACGCGCACCATCGTGCAAGGCCTGGGGCAGGTCAAGTGCCGCAGGTGCGATCCGCTCACCACGTCATGGGCTGCGGATCATCGTAGGCCTGGGCGATCCCGGCGTACTGCCCGCGCGCCCGCCGCGCCAGGCCATCCACGATGGCCGGGTCCGGCTGCCGGAACAGCAGGCGGGCCAATGCGGCGGCCGCGGCCTCTAGGCCGAGCGGATCGTCGGGCGTGCGGGCCCGCGTGGCGGCATCGTCGTAATGCGCGAAGCGGCGTTCGAGCAGCGCGGCCAGCGCGCCGCGGGCGGCGTCTTCGGCGATTCCCGCGGCCTCGGCCTGCTTGGACAGCAGCCACAGCGGCGGGTGTGGCGTGCCTTCGCCGCGGGCGGCGC
The window above is part of the Pseudoxanthomonas sp. X-1 genome. Proteins encoded here:
- a CDS encoding lysophospholipid acyltransferase family protein, whose amino-acid sequence is MPRRPEPRCPGLGPLRWLCRRVAAWPQPRVLALGRALAWLLTPLLASRRRIARINLALCFSQLDAAAREALVRANTRDSVTGLLEMVRAWYAPRAALAGLFEVEGLEHLRAAQADGRGVLLLTAHFPNIDLGARLLGEALGAPLSCMVRRTGGSCGERLMQDGRRRVFAHVVGKKDVRGLLRALAGGARMAYLADQNFTYNSAFVPFFGVQAATLTTTADLARRAGVAIVPYWCQRLDDGRYRVRVDAPWPEADASDPTAFAARYMRELEAVIREHPSQYLWWHRRFKTRPAGEASPYGAA
- the lpxL gene encoding LpxL/LpxP family Kdo(2)-lipid IV(A) lauroyl/palmitoleoyl acyltransferase, which translates into the protein MTDRSAQAAPRQATPFDPGPAPLTPSTWPTWIGIGLAALAARLPWGLQRRLGRPLGGLLKLALGARRKVAARNLELCFPELDPAARARLLDEAFAALGVGLFEFARAWWGDVAPMRRDLRVEGLEHLQAAQAGGRGVIVISGHFTTLELSARLMCDYAPLAGMYRPHATGAMEWAVKRGRLRYATAMFGREELRPALKHLKQGGLLWFAPDQDTRRGDSVFVPFFGRPAYSLTSTHQLARLSGAAVIAFAHERRPDGGYTLRLSPAFEEFPSKDATADTARVMAAIEAMVRAVPAQYLWIHRRFKRQPDGRGALYR
- the waaA gene encoding lipid IV(A) 3-deoxy-D-manno-octulosonic acid transferase, whose amino-acid sequence is MRRDLTETWLRALYSAVLYVLTPATVYHLIWRGFRVPGYFQRWGERYAAWSGAPHEVDVWVHAVSVGEVNAAAPVVDALRRDHPHLKLLITTITPTGSDRVRALWGDAVLHVYAPYDLPGAVGRFLAHFQPGVALVMETELWPNLLLGCRDRGIRSYILNARLSERSLRGYRMLAPLIRRVVASVHRIGAQSTADGQRFVHLGASPAAIVDTGNLKFDIAVPQGLDALVAQFADHVGPRPVWIAASTHPDEEAQVVAIHRRLLARFPDLLLLWAPRHPERFGRVAEAAQAAGWRVGRRSVAGWPRPGDTVFVLDTLGELMSFYACAQVAFVGGSLQAIGGHNLLEPAAVGTAMVTGPHLHNFVEISRRLQEAGALEIGRDAEEVGRLVEALLADAPRRERMAQAGCLLVERGRGALGRTMAMVAPDLRPY
- a CDS encoding SirB1 family protein; translation: MGDRLTLPDWGSLASQADDALPLLGTALLIARDEYPQLDADLYDTLVQSHAEHLRREIDLIASWPLKMAAINRHLFEELGYAGDHDEYYDPRNSYLNEVFERRLGNPISLAVVQIEVARRLGVPLDGVSFPGHFLVRLPVDDGILVMDPFNGGRPLGADELRERAKPHLGGDVPDDNALLQILDPASHRAILVRVLRNLQGVYAEREQWDRAARSADRVLKLVPDQPDALRDRGLAYLKLDYAKGAQADLSRYLHVAPKANDADAIRERLIELNAGRSRTH
- a CDS encoding DUF192 domain-containing protein, with protein sequence MSFRVPLLATLLLICATGCARTPWVELAGQRYQVEIADDEGERQRGLMFRDELGQDHGMLFIHDDEQPLSYWMKNTHIPLDILYFDHDLKLVGQQRDVPPCSAGNACPSYPSKAPALYVLELNAGQAARLGLKDGAALKVDPRVELKARPN